A portion of the Phycodurus eques isolate BA_2022a chromosome 3, UOR_Pequ_1.1, whole genome shotgun sequence genome contains these proteins:
- the LOC133400353 gene encoding ubiquitin-conjugating enzyme E2 G1-like, with amino-acid sequence MTEQSALLLRKQLAELNKNPVEGFSAGLIDDDDIYKWEVVIIGPQDTLFEGGFFKAYLTFPYDYPLRPPKMKFITEIWHPNVAKNGDVCISILHEPGEDKFGYEKPEERWLPIHTVETIMISVISMLADPNSDSPANVDAAKEWREDPNGEFKRKVARCVRKSQEMAFD; translated from the exons ATGACCGAACAATCAGCGTTACTTCTTCGAAAACAACTTGCAG AGCTCAACAAGAACCCTGTGGAGGGCTTTTCGGCAGGTCTAATAGATGATGACGACATATATAAATGGGAAGTTGTGATCATTGGTCCCCAGGATACCCTTTT TGAAGGAGGGTTTTTTAAAGCATATCTAACCTTCCCCTATGATTATCCTCTTCGACCTCCAAAGATGAAGTTCATAACTGAAATATGGCACCCGAATG TTGCAAAAAATGGGGATGTTTGCATCTCCATCCTGCATGAGCCTGGAGAGGATAAATTTGGCTATGAGAAGCCCGAAGAGCGCTGGCTGCCCATCCACACGGTTGAGACAATCATGATTAGTGTTATCTCCATGTTGGCAGACCCCAACAGTGATTCACCAGCTAATGTAGATGCTGCA AAAGAGTGGAGGGAGGACCCAAACGGGGAATTCAAGAGAAAAGTGGCTCGTTGTGTAAGAAAAAGTCAAGAGATGGCCTTTGACTAG